TTGACTTCAATATGGTGGTAGTGGTCGGCCCCCACTTTTCGTACCAGAGCGATGAGACGCTGGCTGGGTAGGATTATGTTGGTTGGGTTATGGTTTGCGGGAGTGCTTGGTGCAGTGAGCCCGTAGGGCGAACGGAGCCAAGCACTGCCTTGGTTTGATGCCAGAGTTTGGCAAAGGCGTCGGGGGATATAAAGCCCAAACGGCTGTGCGGATGCTGGCTGTTGTATTTGCGTCGCCAGTTTTCGATGACGACGCGCGCTTCGGTCAGGGAGAGGAACCACTCCTGCTTGAGGCACTCGTCCTGCAGGCGGTTGTGGAAGCTCTCCACGTGAGGGTTTTGCCAGGGCGAGCCCGGCTCGATGTAGAGGGTTTTGATGCGTTTGGATTCCAGGTAGTCCTTGGTCGCCGTAGCGATAAACTCCGGCCCGTTGTCGGAACGGATGTGCTCGGGAGCACCGTGCTTGGCGATGGCTTTGTCCAAGGCCGCGACGATGTCGGCTGACTTCAGCCCGCGAGCCACCGTCAGGCTGATGCACTGGCGGGTAAACTCGTCGATCAGACTGAGCACCCGCAGAGGCGCTCCATTGTCGGTGCGATCCGCCACGAAGTCCCAACTCCACACGTGCCGCGGATGCGTCGCCGCGGTCGGGATCTTGCCGGTGGACTTGCCCTGACGCCGTTGCCGGGGGCGCGGCGGCTTCACGCCCAGCCCTTCAGCCCGGCGTACCTTTTGTACCAGCTTGCGGCTGACCTGCCAGCCTTCGTTGGCCAGCAGCGCTCGTACGCGACGATAACCGTAGCGCGGGTTGGTCCGGCTCACCGCGATGATCGCACGCACGAGGCGAACCATCTTGTCGGTGGCGGTTTTAGCCCGGTAGCAGAAGCTCGACCAGTGCAGACGAAGATACCGACAGGCGGCCCGTAACGAGCACGTTCCCGACTCGGCCACCTCGCGCACCGCTTCGCGCTTGTGCCCCGGGCTTACCATTTTTTTGCGTTTACCTGCTCCAGTACTTTGATGTTCAAAAGCTGGTCGGCCA
The DNA window shown above is from Ruficoccus amylovorans and carries:
- a CDS encoding IS3 family transposase, whose product is MVSPGHKREAVREVAESGTCSLRAACRYLRLHWSSFCYRAKTATDKMVRLVRAIIAVSRTNPRYGYRRVRALLANEGWQVSRKLVQKVRRAEGLGVKPPRPRQRRQGKSTGKIPTAATHPRHVWSWDFVADRTDNGAPLRVLSLIDEFTRQCISLTVARGLKSADIVAALDKAIAKHGAPEHIRSDNGPEFIATATKDYLESKRIKTLYIEPGSPWQNPHVESFHNRLQDECLKQEWFLSLTEARVVIENWRRKYNSQHPHSRLGFISPDAFAKLWHQTKAVLGSVRPTGSLHQALPQTITQPT